A region from the Microcoleus sp. FACHB-672 genome encodes:
- the dapF gene encoding diaminopimelate epimerase, protein MAIEFTKYHGLGNDFILIDNRTSSEPCLTPADAVKLCDRHFGIGADGAIFALPGGAGTDYTMRIFNSDGSEPEMCGNGIRCLARFLADLEADAGGGEVASSRSYRIHTGAGVITPQIRPDGQVTVDMGEPRLLAAEIPTTLAAPDEKVVNQPLEVADQSWSVTCVSMGNPHCITFVDDVAAISLEAIGPLFEHHSVFPKRTNTEFIQVVRSDYLKMRVWERGAGVTLACGTGACAALVAGVLTGRCDRAATVELPGGCLQIEWSATDNRLYMTGPTERVFTGTL, encoded by the coding sequence ATGGCAATCGAATTTACAAAGTATCACGGACTTGGCAATGACTTCATTCTGATTGACAATCGCACATCGTCAGAACCGTGTTTGACGCCGGCAGATGCGGTGAAGCTGTGTGATCGTCATTTCGGCATTGGTGCGGATGGTGCGATTTTCGCCCTGCCTGGAGGTGCCGGCACTGACTACACGATGCGGATTTTTAATTCTGACGGTTCTGAGCCAGAGATGTGCGGCAATGGAATTCGCTGTTTGGCTCGGTTCTTAGCCGATCTGGAAGCCGATGCGGGTGGGGGAGAAGTCGCTTCTTCTCGTTCCTATCGCATCCACACAGGAGCCGGTGTTATTACTCCCCAAATCCGTCCTGATGGTCAGGTGACTGTGGATATGGGCGAACCTAGGCTTTTGGCGGCGGAGATTCCTACAACTTTAGCTGCACCTGATGAGAAAGTTGTCAACCAGCCTTTGGAAGTGGCCGATCAATCTTGGTCGGTGACTTGTGTGAGCATGGGCAACCCTCACTGCATTACGTTTGTCGATGATGTTGCGGCGATTTCCCTGGAAGCAATCGGGCCGCTATTTGAGCATCACTCGGTCTTTCCGAAGCGCACAAATACGGAATTTATTCAAGTGGTGCGATCAGATTACTTAAAAATGCGGGTGTGGGAACGGGGTGCCGGTGTGACGCTGGCTTGTGGCACCGGCGCTTGTGCGGCACTGGTGGCCGGGGTTCTAACAGGCCGGTGTGACCGCGCTGCTACAGTAGAACTTCCCGGTGGCTGTTTGCAAATTGAATGGTCAGCGACCGATAACCGGCTGTACATGACCGGGCCGACTGAGCGAGTCTTTACCGGCACTTTATAA
- a CDS encoding cation:proton antiporter has product MQEDFRLIVDLVTVLAAAAAGGLFASLLRQPVLLGYLLGGIVVGPAGLGLIKEIVQVETLAQFGVAFLLFALGVEFSLAELNKVKRISLGGGGLQIALTIAITALASVGMGWVSSPAQGVFLGAILSLSSTAVVLKCLMERNETSTPHGQVMLGILVVQDLALGLMMAVLPALDQPPETFGMTVASSLLRLALFAAGAVAAGIWVVPPLLQFLAKTESRELFLLGVVALCLGIALLTDRLGFSIEMGAFVAGLMISEVEYADQTLTYVEPLRDIFAALFFVSVGMLIDPLFLWKNLELILGLVALVLVGKFLIVTPIVRAFGYPLKTALIAGVGLAQIGEFSFVLASEGQLLGLVSREVYLLIVGTTAVTLVLTPFVLGLVPKLLELPVLKKYFNQADVPLEVSAEMSVQNHVVIVGYGRVGRNLVKLVQEHGLPVVVIDQSESQIQQMREAGVSYVYGNAASLHVLEAAGVEQARAMAIALPDAMSSRLCLKRALELAPDLDIVVRANRDKDIELLYQLGAREVVQPEFEASLELSAHLLTGMGLLLPVIQREVAQIRSRHYLDLRPERSASQVSRDLQVAAKDMNSKWYSLPEGSPLAGMTLEETDLRHLTGISLMAIRRSSGEEIDYPNSQTTLLADDRLLVVGEPEELAAFAQLVKGEVAVPRESMSCQWLTVPDGSPVVGIALSELELRRLHGVQVQAIRREGKFIRFPNGETNFQAGDRLLLCGGFHSLNQVRCIIAPSPHLPVLQVPIVRATVSETLKEFLPSDSFRDG; this is encoded by the coding sequence GTGCAAGAAGATTTTAGATTGATCGTTGACTTAGTCACAGTTCTAGCCGCCGCCGCTGCAGGGGGTCTGTTTGCGTCACTCTTGCGGCAGCCTGTTTTGCTGGGCTATCTGCTGGGCGGTATAGTCGTCGGCCCAGCAGGATTAGGACTGATTAAAGAAATCGTGCAGGTCGAAACCTTAGCTCAGTTCGGTGTGGCCTTTTTACTGTTTGCCTTGGGAGTCGAGTTTTCCTTGGCCGAACTTAACAAAGTCAAGCGCATCAGTCTGGGGGGTGGCGGGCTACAAATAGCCCTGACCATTGCGATCACGGCTTTAGCATCCGTAGGCATGGGCTGGGTGTCTTCACCGGCACAGGGTGTGTTCTTAGGCGCGATCCTCTCTTTATCTTCAACCGCTGTGGTGCTCAAGTGCCTGATGGAACGCAACGAAACCTCCACGCCCCACGGCCAGGTGATGCTAGGAATTTTAGTTGTGCAGGACTTGGCTTTGGGCCTGATGATGGCCGTTTTGCCGGCACTCGATCAGCCACCAGAAACCTTTGGCATGACCGTTGCCAGCTCACTACTGCGCCTCGCGTTATTTGCCGCCGGCGCAGTGGCTGCCGGCATCTGGGTTGTCCCCCCGTTGCTGCAATTTTTGGCGAAAACCGAGAGTCGGGAGCTATTTTTGCTGGGAGTCGTTGCCCTGTGCTTGGGGATTGCCCTGCTCACGGATCGTTTGGGGTTTTCCATCGAAATGGGAGCGTTTGTAGCCGGCCTGATGATTTCAGAAGTCGAGTACGCCGACCAAACCCTAACTTATGTCGAACCTTTACGCGATATCTTTGCCGCACTATTTTTTGTCTCGGTGGGGATGCTAATCGACCCACTATTCTTGTGGAAAAATCTAGAGCTGATCTTGGGACTGGTGGCGCTGGTACTTGTCGGCAAGTTTTTAATTGTCACGCCGATTGTCAGGGCGTTTGGCTATCCCCTGAAAACCGCTTTAATTGCCGGCGTGGGTTTAGCGCAGATCGGGGAATTCTCCTTTGTCCTGGCCAGTGAAGGGCAACTGCTAGGTCTGGTTTCTCGTGAAGTTTATTTGCTCATTGTGGGCACAACGGCAGTAACGCTAGTGCTGACACCCTTCGTACTGGGACTGGTGCCGAAGTTATTAGAACTGCCCGTGCTGAAAAAGTATTTCAATCAAGCGGATGTGCCCTTAGAAGTGTCCGCTGAAATGTCGGTGCAAAATCATGTCGTGATCGTAGGCTATGGGCGAGTCGGGCGCAATCTTGTGAAACTGGTGCAAGAACACGGACTGCCGGTGGTGGTGATCGATCAGTCTGAAAGTCAAATTCAGCAGATGCGAGAGGCCGGCGTTAGCTATGTCTACGGCAATGCGGCAAGTTTACACGTATTAGAAGCGGCTGGGGTAGAACAGGCGCGGGCAATGGCGATTGCGCTGCCTGACGCGATGAGCAGCCGGCTATGCCTCAAGCGAGCTTTGGAACTGGCCCCCGACCTGGATATTGTTGTTCGGGCCAACCGAGATAAAGATATCGAACTGCTGTACCAGTTAGGGGCGCGAGAGGTTGTGCAGCCGGAGTTTGAGGCGAGTTTGGAGCTGTCAGCTCATTTGCTAACCGGCATGGGGTTGCTGCTGCCGGTGATTCAGCGAGAAGTGGCGCAAATCCGCAGCCGTCACTACTTGGATCTGCGACCAGAACGCTCAGCATCTCAAGTGTCGCGGGATTTGCAAGTGGCGGCCAAGGATATGAACAGCAAGTGGTACTCGCTGCCAGAAGGCTCTCCCCTGGCTGGGATGACGCTAGAAGAAACCGACCTGCGCCACCTCACCGGCATTAGTTTGATGGCCATTCGCCGCTCATCAGGAGAGGAAATCGACTATCCAAACTCGCAGACTACACTTTTAGCCGATGATCGGCTTTTGGTGGTGGGAGAACCAGAAGAACTGGCTGCTTTTGCCCAATTGGTGAAAGGTGAGGTGGCTGTCCCGCGTGAAAGTATGTCCTGTCAGTGGTTGACGGTGCCAGATGGCAGTCCTGTGGTGGGGATAGCGCTTTCTGAACTGGAGCTGCGCCGGCTGCATGGGGTGCAGGTGCAAGCGATCCGGCGAGAGGGTAAGTTTATCCGCTTTCCGAATGGTGAAACCAATTTTCAAGCAGGCGATCGCTTGCTGTTGTGCGGGGGGTTCCATTCGCTCAATCAAGTACGCTGTATCATTGCCCCATCTCCCCACTTGCCGGTGTTGCAGGTGCCGATTGTCCGAGCGACTGTGAGTGAAACGCTTAAAGAATTTCTACCCAGCGATAGTTTTCGGGATGGTTGA
- a CDS encoding DUF1565 domain-containing protein, with amino-acid sequence MSLLYSRNCQSSATASRHHSLMQPAGKELARTGLGLAATALLWLSHSVAIAQTPSSVGAIPEAPQLDLLMAQAPSPSTVLYVNPTSGKDSAGSGAESAPFKTVTQALSAAAPNTVILLAPGTYSAQTGETFPLMLKPGVTVQGDPRSRGQNITIIGGGAFLSPSVATQNITILAADKAGLTGVTVTNPNPRGYALWVESSSPLVADNTFTGSTHDGISVVGTSAPVIRGNYFKQNGANGITIYGSSQPQVQDNVFENTGFGVNIGQNAAPVLTGNRIIRNRSGVLVQANARPVLRNNQIEGNVQDGLVALAQAQPDLGNGGERGENVFRNNGQLDINAKASNQVIPAFGNQLSSDRTSGRIDVAGKVALAPRPVLPQPNRAASLSARTNPQPAATTPQPAATPAQPSVARNSRPVRPAPTGAPVAASSSRPYKPVSASQAAIDIPVPPPSSASASRVPPSESRSTLPILAPPPPGTQAAAPVVLPVPGPDIPLGDGAPPASAAGGGSAALRYRVIVETSGEREQARVRALVPEAFRTFLNGRVVMQAGVFSSRDNADEMMEKLKRQGFKATMDELE; translated from the coding sequence GTGAGTTTGTTATACTCCCGCAACTGTCAAAGTAGCGCAACCGCCAGCCGGCACCACAGCTTGATGCAGCCAGCCGGTAAGGAGTTAGCCCGCACAGGGTTAGGATTGGCGGCCACAGCCTTACTTTGGTTGTCTCACTCAGTCGCTATTGCTCAAACCCCATCATCGGTTGGGGCGATTCCAGAAGCGCCTCAACTCGACCTATTAATGGCCCAAGCACCCTCGCCCAGCACCGTGCTGTATGTCAATCCCACGTCTGGGAAGGACTCAGCCGGCAGTGGGGCTGAAAGTGCGCCGTTCAAAACCGTCACACAGGCTTTGAGCGCTGCTGCGCCAAACACTGTAATTTTATTAGCACCAGGGACGTATAGCGCTCAAACCGGCGAAACTTTTCCACTGATGCTGAAACCGGGTGTCACGGTTCAGGGCGATCCCCGCAGCCGTGGCCAAAACATTACGATCATCGGTGGCGGTGCCTTCCTCAGCCCCTCGGTAGCCACGCAAAACATTACCATTTTGGCTGCTGATAAAGCTGGGCTAACGGGAGTGACGGTCACCAACCCCAACCCGCGCGGTTATGCCTTGTGGGTGGAATCGAGCAGCCCTCTGGTTGCGGATAATACCTTCACCGGCAGCACCCATGACGGCATTTCTGTAGTGGGGACAAGTGCGCCGGTGATTCGTGGCAATTACTTTAAGCAAAATGGGGCGAACGGAATCACGATCTACGGATCTTCCCAGCCTCAAGTGCAGGATAACGTTTTTGAAAATACGGGATTTGGGGTAAATATTGGCCAGAATGCCGCGCCGGTGTTAACTGGCAACCGGATTATTCGCAACCGATCAGGCGTTTTAGTGCAAGCCAACGCGCGGCCCGTATTGCGGAATAATCAAATTGAAGGCAATGTGCAAGATGGCCTTGTTGCCCTGGCCCAAGCTCAGCCAGACTTGGGAAATGGGGGAGAACGGGGTGAGAATGTATTTCGCAACAACGGTCAATTAGATATCAATGCCAAAGCTTCCAATCAAGTGATCCCAGCCTTTGGCAACCAACTGTCGAGTGATCGTACCAGCGGTCGCATCGATGTAGCCGGCAAGGTGGCCTTAGCCCCAAGGCCGGTTCTTCCTCAACCAAACCGGGCAGCGAGTTTATCGGCGAGAACCAATCCGCAGCCGGCAGCGACGACCCCTCAGCCGGCAGCTACCCCCGCACAACCAAGCGTTGCCAGGAATTCCCGACCTGTGAGACCTGCACCCACTGGTGCCCCTGTTGCTGCGTCTTCCTCGCGCCCCTACAAGCCGGTGAGTGCCTCACAAGCCGCAATTGATATCCCCGTTCCTCCGCCCTCATCAGCCAGCGCCAGCCGAGTTCCGCCTTCTGAAAGCCGGTCAACGCTGCCCATTCTCGCCCCACCGCCTCCCGGTACACAAGCTGCCGCCCCGGTCGTCCTGCCGGTTCCTGGGCCTGATATTCCCTTGGGAGATGGTGCCCCCCCAGCGTCGGCTGCCGGTGGGGGTTCTGCAGCACTGCGCTATCGAGTGATCGTTGAAACCAGTGGTGAACGAGAGCAAGCTCGTGTGAGAGCGCTTGTTCCCGAGGCATTTCGCACCTTCCTTAACGGTCGGGTGGTGATGCAAGCCGGCGTCTTTAGCTCACGAGATAACGCCGATGAAATGATGGAAAAGCTCAAAAGGCAGGGGTTTAAAGCCACGATGGATGAACTTGAGTAA
- a CDS encoding Hfq-related RNA-binding protein, with product MAEFNTGLPSIRQVQNLIKDKKQVEIKVTTGDSLTGQIRWQDENCVCLFDQQDQPTIVWRHAIVYIKPKS from the coding sequence ATGGCTGAGTTCAACACCGGATTGCCCAGCATTCGCCAAGTTCAGAATTTAATTAAAGACAAAAAACAGGTCGAAATTAAAGTCACCACCGGCGATTCGCTAACGGGTCAGATTCGCTGGCAAGATGAGAACTGCGTTTGTTTATTCGATCAGCAGGATCAGCCCACCATTGTTTGGCGGCACGCGATTGTTTATATCAAACCCAAATCTTGA
- a CDS encoding thiamine phosphate synthase, translating into MGDRHSLSEKAQGFVSLGGHPALCRILDANLDRAREGLRIVEEWCRFGINSAQLAGECKHLRQELASWHTPELRSARDTPGDLGTELSHPQEEHRSSLQQLLQANFCRVEEALRVIEEYGKLYHPDMGATFKQMRYRVYTLESSLLAYHRLQLLLRTHLYLVTSPSEHLFPVVEAALQGGLTLVQYRDKKADDGERLRNAQKLCKLCRRYGALFLVNDRVDLALAVDADGVHLGQQDVPIALARQMLGPQRLIGRSTTNPEEMQRAIQEGADYIGVGPVYETPTKAGKAAAGFDYIRYATNHSPIPWFAIGGIDMNNLNEVLNAGADRVAVVRAIMQAEQPTLVTQYFMSQLTRLQTMRALKSAEG; encoded by the coding sequence ATGGGCGATCGACATAGCTTGAGTGAAAAGGCGCAAGGCTTTGTGTCTCTAGGGGGACATCCGGCCCTTTGCCGCATTTTAGATGCAAATTTAGACCGCGCTCGCGAAGGATTGAGAATTGTTGAAGAATGGTGCCGGTTCGGTATTAATAGTGCCCAACTTGCTGGGGAGTGCAAACATTTGCGCCAGGAATTGGCAAGCTGGCATACGCCGGAGTTGCGATCAGCAAGAGATACTCCAGGCGATTTGGGAACCGAGTTAAGCCATCCTCAAGAAGAACACCGATCTAGTCTCCAGCAGCTGTTGCAAGCCAACTTTTGCCGTGTGGAAGAAGCGCTGCGAGTGATAGAAGAGTATGGCAAATTGTATCACCCGGATATGGGTGCGACTTTTAAGCAGATGCGCTATCGCGTTTACACCCTGGAAAGCAGCCTACTCGCTTATCACCGGCTTCAACTCCTGCTGCGAACGCACCTTTATTTAGTGACTTCTCCTTCAGAACATCTGTTTCCTGTTGTGGAAGCGGCGCTGCAAGGGGGATTAACTTTGGTTCAATATCGGGATAAAAAAGCTGACGACGGTGAACGCCTCAGAAATGCCCAAAAGCTGTGCAAGTTATGCCGGCGCTACGGTGCGCTTTTTCTGGTCAATGATCGTGTGGACTTGGCTTTAGCCGTTGACGCCGATGGGGTTCATTTAGGACAGCAAGATGTGCCAATCGCCCTGGCGCGGCAAATGCTTGGCCCTCAACGCTTAATCGGTCGTTCTACTACAAATCCAGAGGAAATGCAACGAGCGATACAGGAAGGCGCAGATTATATTGGGGTCGGGCCGGTTTATGAAACACCAACTAAAGCTGGGAAAGCGGCTGCCGGCTTTGATTACATCCGCTACGCCACTAATCACTCACCGATTCCCTGGTTTGCCATTGGGGGAATTGATATGAATAATCTCAATGAAGTGCTCAATGCCGGTGCTGATCGCGTTGCAGTGGTACGCGCAATTATGCAAGCCGAACAGCCAACCCTGGTGACTCAGTATTTTATGTCCCAATTAACTCGCCTGCAAACGATGCGAGCTTTAAAAAGTGCGGAGGGATAA
- a CDS encoding late competence development ComFB family protein: MSIERIVEQALQDGYLTPAMEAEVGRICNTASELSIEEYMALDRLMGALLTGEVVVLPRKQFINVMEELVLSEAIARVAEIEATSEQTLDVGDIAAYALNRLPPLYATTEEGANFQRSRAKEELQTLIAAQVNEAISRNLDQPEFFPERQVIGKSSGNEVLTQVSALLQTYAHNFEPKPRNSL; this comes from the coding sequence ATGAGTATTGAAAGAATTGTTGAGCAGGCACTGCAAGATGGCTATCTGACGCCAGCAATGGAAGCCGAGGTAGGCCGGATTTGTAACACGGCCTCTGAATTGTCGATTGAAGAGTATATGGCTCTTGATCGTCTAATGGGGGCACTGTTAACGGGTGAGGTCGTTGTTTTACCTCGCAAACAATTTATCAATGTGATGGAAGAGTTGGTTCTCTCTGAAGCGATTGCACGAGTTGCGGAAATTGAAGCCACTAGCGAGCAAACTCTGGATGTAGGAGACATCGCTGCCTACGCCTTGAACCGGCTCCCCCCCCTCTATGCCACAACGGAGGAAGGAGCGAATTTTCAGCGATCCCGCGCTAAGGAAGAACTACAAACCCTGATCGCGGCTCAAGTTAACGAAGCGATCTCCCGCAACCTCGATCAACCAGAATTCTTCCCGGAACGCCAAGTTATAGGCAAGTCGTCGGGTAATGAAGTGCTCACTCAAGTCAGTGCTTTGCTACAGACATACGCCCACAACTTTGAACCAAAACCTAGAAATTCTCTTTAA
- a CDS encoding DUF1517 domain-containing protein, with protein MRNKLLSLIKPFVKSLLVVGLVISLAFSHADGALAARTGGRIGGGSFSAPSRTFSSPRTYAPPGGGGYYPRGGGYYPGGGGFGFPFLLPFWGVGGGFGGIFTILIFIAIANFLVQSFRRAGTSVEELDYNNPTVSVARVQVGLLAEARSLQGELDELAERADTGTAAGRAQVLQEASLALLRHPEYLFYGAAESQQARLEAAEAKFNQLSLAERSKFTAETLSNVNNQLRGSSEAQNYLPANQKGGELANNEGPGEYIVVSIIVATQGKLQLPAINSSDELRQALRQIGGISSEQLLAVEILWTPQAAGDTLTSDDIMAEYSNLRLV; from the coding sequence ATGCGTAACAAACTGCTTTCTTTAATCAAACCCTTTGTAAAATCCCTGCTGGTGGTCGGGCTGGTGATTAGCTTAGCCTTCTCTCATGCGGATGGAGCCTTGGCAGCCCGCACCGGCGGACGGATTGGCGGTGGCTCATTTAGTGCCCCCAGTCGCACCTTCTCCTCTCCCCGCACTTACGCACCACCGGGCGGCGGCGGATACTACCCCAGAGGCGGCGGATATTACCCCGGTGGTGGTGGATTTGGCTTTCCCTTCCTGCTTCCCTTCTGGGGCGTCGGCGGTGGATTTGGGGGTATCTTTACGATCTTGATTTTTATCGCGATCGCCAACTTCTTGGTGCAAAGCTTCCGTCGCGCCGGCACTTCAGTCGAAGAACTTGACTACAACAACCCCACGGTGTCTGTGGCGCGAGTGCAAGTGGGACTGTTGGCTGAAGCCCGTTCTCTGCAAGGTGAACTAGACGAACTGGCTGAACGCGCAGACACTGGCACAGCTGCCGGTCGGGCACAAGTTTTGCAAGAAGCCTCACTCGCTTTATTGCGTCATCCTGAATACTTATTCTATGGTGCCGCCGAATCGCAGCAAGCTCGCTTAGAAGCAGCAGAAGCTAAATTCAATCAACTGTCTTTGGCAGAACGCAGCAAATTTACCGCAGAAACGCTTTCCAACGTCAATAACCAACTGCGCGGATCTTCAGAGGCTCAAAACTACCTGCCGGCAAATCAAAAGGGTGGAGAATTGGCGAACAATGAAGGGCCGGGAGAATACATTGTTGTCTCGATTATCGTTGCCACCCAAGGTAAGCTACAACTGCCGGCGATCAATAGTTCAGATGAGTTGCGTCAAGCACTGCGTCAAATTGGCGGCATCTCCAGCGAACAACTGTTGGCCGTAGAAATTCTCTGGACGCCTCAAGCTGCCGGTGACACATTAACCTCAGATGACATCATGGCTGAGTATTCTAACCTGAGATTGGTCTAA
- the thiS gene encoding sulfur carrier protein ThiS produces MTSETQQISLQVNGENRTCSPQISLPALLEQMGLNPRLVAVEYNGEILHRQFWEKTQMQSGDRLEIVTIVGGG; encoded by the coding sequence ATGACGAGTGAAACTCAACAAATTAGCCTGCAAGTGAATGGGGAAAATCGTACTTGCTCACCCCAAATATCCCTGCCGGCACTATTGGAACAAATGGGGTTGAATCCTCGTTTGGTGGCGGTGGAGTATAACGGTGAAATTTTACACCGGCAGTTTTGGGAGAAAACACAAATGCAGTCAGGTGATCGCCTGGAAATTGTCACGATTGTTGGCGGCGGCTAG
- a CDS encoding ABC transporter permease, translating into MTETLSHQQEDIPVDMVQSKPKFQVSWQVVFTLLMFFFMYLPIVVLTIYSVNQSPYSAGWEGFTWDWYLKLFSDKRILTALQNSLTVAFSAVVISAIFGTLLAVGLARYRFPGKNLFLGISYLPLIIPDIAIAVATLVFLAALQFRLSLWTIVAAHIVFCLAYIALVVSTRLADLNPHLEEAALDLGATPAEAFIKVLLPQLMPGIISGCLLAFVLSMDDFLIASFTSGTGATTLPMEIFSRIRTGVKPDINALSVILILGSGTIGFIGQYLSNQGEQKKR; encoded by the coding sequence ATGACAGAAACGCTAAGCCATCAACAGGAGGATATACCCGTAGATATGGTGCAATCTAAACCTAAATTTCAGGTTTCTTGGCAGGTCGTTTTTACCCTGCTGATGTTTTTTTTCATGTACTTGCCAATTGTGGTGCTGACTATTTATAGCGTTAACCAGTCTCCCTACAGTGCCGGCTGGGAAGGATTTACCTGGGATTGGTATCTCAAACTCTTCAGTGACAAACGAATTTTAACGGCGCTGCAAAATAGTTTGACGGTAGCTTTCAGCGCGGTTGTCATCTCAGCAATATTTGGCACCCTGTTGGCGGTGGGTTTGGCTCGTTATCGATTTCCTGGTAAAAACTTATTTCTAGGAATCTCTTACCTACCATTAATTATCCCAGATATTGCAATTGCGGTGGCGACCTTGGTATTTCTGGCGGCGCTACAATTTCGTTTAAGTTTGTGGACGATTGTAGCAGCTCATATTGTGTTTTGCTTGGCTTATATTGCTCTTGTGGTTTCCACCCGACTTGCTGATTTAAACCCGCACTTAGAGGAAGCTGCCCTTGATTTAGGGGCGACGCCGGCAGAAGCGTTTATCAAAGTTCTGCTGCCTCAACTCATGCCAGGAATCATCTCGGGTTGTCTCTTAGCGTTTGTCCTCAGCATGGACGACTTTTTAATTGCTAGTTTTACGTCCGGTACAGGTGCAACAACGCTGCCAATGGAAATTTTCAGTCGCATCAGAACCGGCGTTAAACCTGATATCAATGCCCTAAGTGTAATTCTAATTCTGGGATCAGGAACGATTGGATTTATCGGTCAGTATTTAAGTAATCAAGGCGAACAAAAGAAACGCTAA
- a CDS encoding M23 family metallopeptidase: MLTESQRMISTLDRTNNFWNNGLGSSPSLVRVAADAVSWVRRLGVTTGLTVGIAAGAVSWAVPALALQVQLSPKNPQLGDTMSVMIRLDKPATNNARPTVKMNQKTYQTFAVGPNRFRALLPSTPLDRPGTWKIEVAGEGQVRNLAVQLRDRDFPTQSIWLPPGKDGDVSDYEFDLVDAFKQLQTPQKFWKGAFLRPNAGEITTIYGVRRYYNGKFAEDYYHRGVDYAGAYGSSVVAPAAGRVALVGREADGFAIHGNCIGIDHGQGVTTIYLHLSRINVKEGDMVKPGQVIGAVGNSGASTGPHLHWGLYVNGLSVDPVPWRYQGFE, translated from the coding sequence ATGCTGACTGAATCCCAACGAATGATAAGTACCTTGGATCGAACAAATAATTTCTGGAATAATGGCCTGGGTTCATCCCCAAGCCTTGTGCGAGTTGCTGCCGATGCTGTTTCTTGGGTGCGGCGTCTGGGCGTTACGACAGGTTTGACAGTCGGAATCGCTGCCGGTGCTGTCAGCTGGGCGGTGCCGGCCCTTGCCCTACAAGTCCAGCTAAGTCCAAAAAATCCCCAACTGGGCGATACGATGTCGGTGATGATTCGGTTAGACAAGCCGGCAACGAATAACGCCCGTCCAACCGTAAAAATGAACCAGAAGACCTACCAGACGTTTGCGGTAGGCCCAAATCGGTTTCGGGCTTTGTTGCCCTCGACGCCCTTAGATCGCCCTGGAACTTGGAAAATTGAGGTAGCCGGTGAAGGTCAGGTGCGTAACTTGGCTGTGCAGTTGCGAGATCGCGACTTCCCTACCCAGTCCATTTGGTTGCCACCTGGAAAGGATGGGGATGTTAGCGATTATGAGTTTGATCTTGTAGACGCGTTCAAACAATTACAAACTCCGCAAAAGTTTTGGAAGGGGGCATTTCTGCGGCCTAATGCCGGTGAAATTACTACAATTTATGGAGTTCGCCGTTATTATAATGGTAAATTTGCTGAAGATTATTACCATCGGGGTGTAGACTATGCTGGGGCTTACGGTTCATCAGTCGTAGCACCGGCAGCCGGTCGTGTGGCTTTGGTGGGGCGTGAAGCCGACGGATTTGCGATCCACGGAAACTGCATTGGTATTGACCACGGTCAGGGTGTGACAACTATCTATCTTCACTTGAGCCGCATAAATGTTAAGGAAGGAGATATGGTAAAACCCGGTCAAGTGATCGGTGCTGTCGGAAATTCCGGTGCCTCAACCGGCCCTCACTTACACTGGGGTCTGTATGTAAACGGTTTGTCTGTCGATCCAGTACCCTGGCGATATCAAGGATTTGAATAA